A window of the Lysinibacillus irui genome harbors these coding sequences:
- a CDS encoding hydroxymethylglutaryl-CoA reductase, degradative yields MTSRIKGFYLLSVEERIKLIAEKSNLTNEEVEALKSGISLELADAMVENVIGHISVPLGVAANFKVNGKEVFIPMATEEPSVIAAASNAARAAYELGGIFTSSSGTVMRGQIQVLNIEDPHAARAKIFEHKNEIIEHCNEKDPTLVKLGGGVKDIEVHLIDTAKETMVVVHLIVDTKDAMGANAVNTMAESVSPLIERITNGRVVLRIISNLADKRIVRARGEFSTDMLGGIEIAKNIVSAYEFADADPYRAATHNKGVMNGITAAVLASGNDTRAVEAGAHAYAARSGRYRSLTTWELNKAGNLVGTLELPLAVGIVGGATKTHPVAKAALKIMDVQSAEELASYIAAVGLVENLASLRALSAEGIQSGHMRLHAKNLAVMAGATGDIIDRVVQQAVEEKDFRYDRVLEITNSLRGE; encoded by the coding sequence ATGACTTCACGTATTAAGGGATTTTATTTACTTTCAGTAGAAGAGCGAATTAAGTTAATCGCTGAAAAATCAAATTTAACCAACGAGGAAGTTGAAGCTTTAAAAAGTGGAATTTCATTAGAGCTTGCTGATGCAATGGTTGAAAATGTTATTGGACATATTTCAGTGCCTCTAGGGGTAGCGGCCAACTTTAAGGTGAATGGTAAAGAGGTATTTATTCCGATGGCTACGGAAGAGCCTTCAGTAATCGCTGCGGCTAGTAATGCGGCTCGGGCAGCATATGAGTTAGGTGGTATTTTTACTTCCAGCTCGGGAACAGTTATGCGAGGACAGATTCAGGTATTAAATATTGAGGACCCTCATGCAGCAAGGGCGAAAATTTTTGAACATAAAAATGAGATCATCGAGCATTGTAATGAAAAGGATCCAACGTTAGTCAAGTTAGGCGGTGGAGTGAAGGATATAGAAGTGCACTTAATCGACACAGCAAAAGAAACAATGGTTGTCGTCCATTTAATCGTAGATACGAAGGATGCAATGGGGGCAAACGCTGTTAATACGATGGCGGAATCTGTGTCACCATTAATCGAACGGATTACAAATGGACGAGTTGTGCTTCGGATTATTTCAAATTTAGCAGATAAGCGTATTGTCCGTGCGCGTGGAGAATTCTCGACAGATATGCTTGGCGGTATAGAAATTGCTAAAAATATAGTAAGTGCTTACGAATTTGCAGATGCTGACCCGTATCGGGCTGCCACACATAATAAAGGGGTTATGAATGGTATTACTGCTGCAGTATTAGCATCGGGTAATGATACACGTGCTGTTGAGGCTGGTGCTCATGCCTATGCTGCTCGTTCTGGTAGATATCGTTCTTTAACAACGTGGGAGCTGAATAAAGCAGGCAATCTTGTTGGAACGTTGGAATTGCCATTAGCTGTTGGTATTGTTGGAGGGGCTACGAAGACTCATCCTGTTGCAAAAGCAGCGCTAAAAATTATGGATGTGCAATCTGCAGAGGAGCTAGCTAGCTACATTGCCGCAGTAGGATTAGTAGAAAATCTAGCAAGCTTACGCGCACTTTCAGCGGAGGGTATTCAATCTGGTCATATGCGTCTGCATGCGAAAAACTTGGCTGTAATGGCTGGGGCAACAGGCGATATTATTGATCGTGTTGTGCAGCAGGCGGTTGAAGAGAAGGATTTCCGTTATGATCGTGTTTTAGAGATTACAAACTCTCTGCGAGGTGAATAA
- a CDS encoding N-6 DNA methylase, whose translation MNKNISATGNERFWSGQMISFIAGFIKDKTWQIKSVGGEATINTGKSVMFPDILLYGDKVQGTILQGWEIKMPDVSITNIDFIADAERKARILGLNSYVVWNFTYCKLFIKNKDTELFEEAAYWDNTNHIVTREDVSLYRTDWETLLQKVLIEINDFLEKGALVPRSLDFAISESIMPQLIERNKTLVAEYIEDSALKNVTIKSYVQIWWEEVKQEYMADEQNMYHAYAKTILVDWLNKFVFAHSIKLHHSPARKVEKILSGKTTKEAIDIFREVSNECDFYNIFKNYKLGELIPQQSWTEIIDFNEFLSKNDIEHVSQETLQSILENTVLATRREIIGQYPTPPKLAELLCKITILDTTGNSIDPCCGTGTIPNQVIKYKIESGNQIKNAYETTWASDKFSFPLQVTNISLTNPDSINIPARVIQRNVFALLPDDGVEIVNPADGKILNLKLPKFDSIVSNLPFVDFNTLKREDIEYLNSIKEEVYTNTKIELSDRNDVYAYIIFSLWKNLSNGGKLGVIISNSWLGTDAGKSFYEALQWYYNIQKVVISGNGIWFTNADVVTTILVLEKKQVSQPSDETITFGLIKSNIRNWDETTINAIANSINVNTVPQKFGSILGLTNIKPSEMSRISKFIDSLNLYFYNPEWLLKLESIICPINNIFNIIRGVKTGQDPIFYLKDESLVNEEYIISGLKTSKNINNIKAEVDTKVFYCTRTRDELMVLQDNKTIKYLQSFESNLNASVKVRGRDWHILKGTKPVKLFTGMNPFKRIFYGCFDDYTYINQRLIGFVEKDNDTDLELCLALLNSIVGMFFVEANGFGMGQGALDINKGSFERMYMLNPELIAADDKLKIKKAFEPLKNRDIEETLKELQLEDRINFDHVVLQAYGIDHLYDDIKHTLVSLQTSRLSVKDN comes from the coding sequence ATGAATAAGAATATTTCTGCCACGGGTAATGAAAGATTCTGGTCAGGTCAGATGATTTCATTTATTGCGGGATTTATTAAAGATAAGACTTGGCAAATTAAAAGTGTAGGGGGAGAAGCCACTATTAATACCGGAAAATCAGTTATGTTCCCGGATATTCTTTTATATGGCGATAAGGTACAAGGTACCATACTTCAGGGATGGGAAATTAAAATGCCCGATGTTAGTATAACCAATATTGATTTTATTGCTGATGCTGAAAGAAAGGCTAGAATTTTAGGCTTAAATAGTTATGTGGTTTGGAATTTTACATATTGCAAATTATTTATTAAAAACAAAGATACTGAACTATTTGAAGAAGCAGCTTATTGGGACAATACAAATCACATTGTTACTAGAGAAGATGTTTCTTTATATAGAACTGATTGGGAAACGTTATTACAAAAAGTATTGATAGAAATTAATGACTTTTTAGAAAAGGGAGCTTTAGTACCTAGAAGCTTAGATTTTGCTATTTCTGAATCAATTATGCCGCAACTTATAGAACGAAATAAAACATTAGTAGCAGAGTATATTGAGGATTCTGCATTGAAAAATGTAACTATTAAAAGCTATGTACAGATTTGGTGGGAAGAAGTTAAACAAGAGTATATGGCAGATGAACAAAATATGTATCATGCATATGCAAAAACAATCTTAGTTGATTGGCTTAATAAGTTCGTTTTTGCACATAGTATAAAGCTGCATCATTCACCAGCTAGGAAAGTTGAGAAGATACTTAGTGGAAAAACAACAAAAGAAGCCATAGACATTTTTAGAGAAGTAAGTAACGAATGTGATTTTTATAATATATTTAAAAATTACAAACTAGGCGAGTTAATTCCCCAACAATCTTGGACAGAAATTATAGATTTTAATGAGTTCTTATCCAAGAATGACATTGAGCATGTTAGTCAAGAAACACTTCAAAGTATTTTAGAAAATACAGTTTTAGCTACTAGAAGAGAGATAATAGGGCAATATCCTACGCCACCAAAGCTTGCAGAATTATTATGTAAGATAACTATTCTAGATACAACGGGTAATTCAATTGACCCTTGTTGTGGAACAGGGACTATTCCTAATCAAGTAATAAAATATAAAATTGAAAGTGGAAATCAGATTAAGAATGCTTATGAAACAACATGGGCTTCGGATAAATTTTCTTTCCCCTTACAAGTGACTAACATTAGCTTAACGAATCCTGATAGTATTAACATCCCAGCTAGAGTAATCCAGCGGAACGTATTTGCCTTATTACCTGATGATGGTGTAGAAATCGTTAATCCTGCTGACGGAAAAATATTGAATTTAAAATTACCTAAGTTCGACAGCATAGTAAGTAACCTGCCTTTTGTAGATTTTAATACTCTAAAACGAGAAGATATTGAATATTTAAATTCAATAAAAGAAGAAGTATATACTAATACTAAAATTGAGTTATCGGACAGAAATGATGTTTATGCATATATAATATTTAGTTTATGGAAAAACCTATCTAATGGAGGTAAATTAGGTGTAATAATTTCGAATTCTTGGTTAGGAACGGATGCTGGTAAAAGTTTTTATGAAGCATTGCAATGGTACTATAATATTCAGAAAGTAGTAATAAGCGGAAATGGTATATGGTTTACCAATGCTGATGTAGTAACTACGATATTAGTCCTTGAAAAAAAGCAAGTTTCTCAACCATCTGACGAAACGATTACATTTGGTTTGATTAAATCTAATATTAGAAATTGGGATGAAACAACAATTAATGCAATAGCCAATTCAATAAATGTTAATACTGTCCCTCAAAAATTCGGATCTATTTTAGGTTTAACTAATATTAAGCCTTCTGAAATGTCGAGAATCTCTAAATTTATAGATTCATTAAATTTATATTTTTATAATCCAGAATGGCTGCTTAAATTAGAATCGATTATTTGTCCAATAAATAACATATTTAATATTATTAGAGGTGTAAAAACGGGACAAGACCCTATTTTTTATTTGAAAGATGAGTCATTAGTTAATGAGGAGTATATAATATCCGGATTAAAGACTTCTAAAAATATCAATAATATAAAAGCGGAGGTTGATACAAAGGTTTTTTATTGTACTAGAACTAGAGATGAATTAATGGTACTACAAGATAATAAAACTATAAAATATCTACAATCATTTGAGAGTAATCTAAATGCGTCAGTTAAGGTTAGAGGAAGAGATTGGCATATTCTTAAAGGGACAAAACCTGTAAAATTATTTACTGGTATGAATCCCTTTAAAAGAATATTTTATGGATGCTTTGATGATTATACTTATATTAACCAACGTTTAATAGGATTTGTTGAGAAAGATAATGATACTGATTTAGAATTATGTTTAGCGCTCTTGAATTCAATAGTAGGGATGTTCTTTGTTGAGGCTAATGGTTTTGGTATGGGGCAAGGTGCCTTAGATATTAACAAAGGCAGTTTTGAACGAATGTATATGCTAAATCCTGAGTTAATAGCTGCTGACGATAAATTAAAGATTAAGAAAGCATTTGAACCTTTGAAAAATAGAGACATCGAAGAAACGTTAAAAGAGCTTCAATTAGAAGATAGAATTAATTTTGACCATGTTGTATTACAAGCATACGGAATTGACCATTTATATGATGATATAAAACATACCTTAGTATCTCTTCAAACTTCTCGATTATCAGTAAAAGATAATTAA
- a CDS encoding tripartite tricarboxylate transporter permease: MSIYLIALLFALLGAAIFTIIGLISGTDETAIMVPITLLVILLGAPPEGVFAFFMAGVLAKHLTHAVPTALLGIPGDTTAVPLIDHANTLRRLGMPHVALRKMISGGVIGAFIALPTAVLLGQFLGQFADFFKSSSGIIFTLAAILIAFFSKGKWASILIIIPFAFFIKALDSVSFAMLDKHLSITFFLGIAIGPMFCNILMAASSVAKNDLARSKPNQYNLAPETKSWKGYFPNPFKILSKRQTIFTSITTFLSSLTFVFSPVGMTSLMGEIVGSRTKGAYKKSTTSLTVMNGVTESTYIAEAIIPLIAFGIPLSPVALGPASPLFNAPPIFTVDPVNNLHTLMSSWDFFIFGLIGISVAALIAYPFAMNYARKASVLVLKYISQEAIVAMFIGLAFLLAYNEAQLLGVVLTFTVATVGGLLNRILGVGAGVQFMVFYASSWIMLQLFGI, encoded by the coding sequence ATGAGTATTTATTTAATAGCTCTTTTATTTGCACTTCTTGGTGCAGCTATCTTTACTATAATTGGACTTATTTCGGGTACAGATGAAACAGCAATTATGGTACCAATTACATTGTTAGTTATTTTGCTAGGAGCGCCTCCTGAAGGGGTATTCGCCTTTTTCATGGCGGGGGTGTTAGCAAAGCACTTAACACATGCTGTACCAACTGCGTTATTAGGTATTCCTGGGGATACAACAGCTGTACCGTTAATCGACCATGCCAATACATTACGCCGTTTAGGGATGCCGCACGTCGCACTACGTAAAATGATTTCCGGCGGCGTCATCGGTGCATTTATCGCCCTACCAACAGCTGTACTTTTAGGTCAGTTTTTAGGTCAATTCGCCGATTTTTTTAAATCTTCATCAGGCATTATTTTTACACTTGCCGCTATTTTAATCGCATTCTTTTCAAAGGGAAAATGGGCAAGTATTTTAATTATTATTCCATTTGCATTTTTCATAAAGGCTTTAGATAGCGTTAGCTTTGCGATGCTTGATAAACATTTAAGTATTACATTCTTTTTAGGAATTGCGATTGGACCGATGTTTTGTAATATTTTAATGGCGGCTTCTTCTGTTGCTAAAAATGATCTAGCTCGCAGTAAGCCAAATCAATACAATCTTGCTCCCGAAACGAAGTCTTGGAAAGGCTATTTCCCGAATCCATTTAAAATTTTATCGAAAAGGCAGACCATTTTTACGAGCATTACAACGTTTCTTTCCTCCCTTACATTTGTTTTTAGTCCTGTAGGGATGACGTCATTGATGGGAGAAATTGTAGGCTCCCGCACAAAAGGTGCCTATAAAAAATCAACAACGAGTCTTACTGTCATGAATGGTGTAACGGAATCGACTTATATTGCTGAAGCGATTATTCCATTAATTGCATTCGGTATTCCGTTAAGCCCAGTAGCACTTGGACCAGCATCACCATTGTTTAATGCACCCCCAATTTTTACAGTAGATCCAGTAAACAACTTACACACATTAATGTCTTCTTGGGACTTTTTTATTTTTGGGTTAATTGGTATAAGTGTAGCTGCTTTAATTGCCTATCCATTTGCGATGAATTATGCACGTAAAGCGTCTGTATTAGTATTAAAATATATCAGCCAGGAAGCAATTGTAGCGATGTTCATAGGTTTAGCGTTCTTGCTTGCTTATAACGAGGCACAATTATTAGGAGTAGTTTTAACGTTTACAGTCGCAACTGTTGGTGGTTTATTAAATCGTATTTTAGGTGTAGGGGCCGGTGTGCAATTCATGGTATTCTACGCATCAAGCTGGATTATGCTACAGCTGTTCGGCATTTAA
- a CDS encoding DNA-methyltransferase, with protein sequence MNTINEEIKPFLNTVFQADCLEKMKELPSKSIDMILCDLPYGTTQNKWDSVIPLDELWKEYLRIIKDNGAIVLTSNGIFTAQLIMSNTKYYKYKWVWEKSKATNFLNSKKQPLRKHEDVCVFYKKQPVYNPQMTEGDAYDKGVRKNQLTGSYGDFSPAHVQSDGMRYPTDVIYFKTAESEGEVFHPTQKPVELGRYLIRTYTNEGDIVLDNTCGSGSFLVAAMMEGRNFIGIEKNEDVARFKNKDIDYIEVCGMRVKNTWQFLDEEKRSIIYYSELLKSIDMHTLVEESQNE encoded by the coding sequence TTGAATACGATAAACGAAGAGATTAAACCTTTTTTAAATACAGTTTTTCAGGCAGATTGTTTAGAAAAAATGAAAGAATTGCCAAGTAAATCGATAGATATGATTTTATGTGATTTGCCATATGGTACTACTCAAAATAAATGGGACTCTGTAATTCCATTAGATGAACTATGGAAAGAATATCTAAGAATTATTAAAGATAACGGAGCCATTGTATTGACTTCAAATGGTATATTTACAGCACAATTAATAATGAGTAATACTAAATATTATAAGTACAAATGGGTATGGGAAAAATCCAAAGCAACAAATTTCTTGAACTCAAAGAAACAACCGTTAAGAAAACATGAAGATGTTTGCGTTTTTTACAAAAAGCAACCTGTCTATAATCCTCAAATGACTGAAGGGGATGCGTATGATAAAGGGGTACGTAAAAATCAATTAACAGGAAGCTATGGAGATTTTTCTCCAGCACATGTTCAAAGTGACGGTATGAGATATCCAACAGATGTAATCTATTTTAAAACTGCAGAATCAGAAGGGGAAGTATTTCACCCTACTCAAAAGCCAGTAGAACTAGGGAGATATTTGATTCGAACTTATACTAATGAAGGCGATATTGTGCTTGATAATACATGTGGAAGCGGTTCTTTTTTAGTGGCTGCAATGATGGAAGGAAGAAATTTCATTGGTATTGAAAAAAATGAAGATGTGGCAAGATTCAAGAATAAGGATATTGATTATATTGAAGTATGTGGCATGAGAGTGAAAAACACTTGGCAATTTCTAGATGAAGAAAAAAGGAGTATTATTTATTATTCTGAACTTTTAAAAAGTATTGATATGCACACTTTAGTAGAGGAGTCACAAAATGAATAA
- a CDS encoding hydroxymethylglutaryl-CoA lyase — translation MNLPKAVEIREVSPRDGLQNEKIFIPTDLKVQWINLISETGVRHIEVSSFVSPKWIPALADHHEVFEQITRHENITYTALVPNLKGIEGAIQQKVDEIALFISASEEHNQSNVNASINQSLQNLKAVAEVANREGISLRGYISTVFGSPFGDEVKLQTVKEIIDAYLAMGVSEISLGDTIGVADPVQVKAILSELLTQYDRDLFALHFHDTYGRALANIFAALELGITKYDSAIGGLGGCPYAPGASGNVATNDLVNFLHRLGVQTNIDEEKLFTATRFLQQAMNRQLDSKVYKVQSN, via the coding sequence ATGAACTTACCAAAAGCAGTGGAGATTAGAGAAGTAAGTCCGCGTGACGGCTTACAAAATGAGAAAATTTTTATTCCAACTGATTTGAAGGTGCAATGGATTAACTTAATAAGTGAAACAGGTGTCCGCCATATCGAAGTATCCTCTTTTGTTAGTCCCAAGTGGATACCGGCTTTAGCCGATCATCATGAAGTATTCGAGCAAATCACACGTCATGAAAACATAACGTATACAGCTCTTGTGCCTAATTTGAAAGGGATAGAAGGAGCCATCCAACAAAAAGTTGATGAAATTGCTTTATTTATTTCTGCTTCTGAAGAGCATAATCAAAGTAATGTAAACGCTTCAATCAACCAATCTTTGCAGAACTTAAAAGCTGTAGCTGAAGTAGCAAATCGTGAAGGTATATCGTTAAGAGGTTATATTTCAACTGTATTTGGCAGTCCGTTTGGTGATGAAGTAAAGCTTCAAACCGTGAAGGAAATCATTGATGCCTATCTAGCAATGGGCGTTTCTGAAATTTCACTCGGCGATACAATTGGTGTAGCTGACCCTGTACAAGTGAAAGCTATTTTATCAGAGCTGCTCACCCAATATGACCGTGATTTGTTTGCCCTTCATTTTCATGATACGTATGGCCGCGCTTTAGCAAATATATTTGCAGCACTTGAGCTGGGCATTACAAAATACGACAGTGCTATTGGAGGTTTAGGGGGGTGCCCCTATGCCCCTGGTGCAAGCGGCAATGTGGCAACGAATGATTTAGTGAATTTCCTGCACCGTTTAGGCGTGCAAACGAATATTGATGAAGAAAAATTGTTTACCGCTACACGATTTTTACAGCAGGCAATGAATAGACAGCTTGATAGTAAAGTGTATAAAGTGCAAAGTAATTAA
- a CDS encoding AAA family ATPase, which translates to MSFFINRIYIKNFKLFNSLAQPLEINSKNLVVLDGPNGFGKTSIFDVIELIITGRLKRIKKADSRSKYNEVLLKNNNSEESLLKVEFVNELGEKQFTLAKKIEANYNTEKNLPDNFDIFETHILSSFEDDLSNETLIKSYNEIFQKFEIDLNNIFNLIHYIEQEDNKFLLSMNESERLVQLSSLFNTEEEQSEEKYYRDLRTTVNAKRTKLKGKIDTLKKEIQNLNLNIEKENGNIEYFRLLPHLDVLEPWDLENLNIKDNIKMEKYFIELEKIKMFLKNFDDYKSEKINKLITGYIEAPNLIKDFIIIASKNSKIEDLIKQYQSQVDVYNVIKDLEKTSFISKWKEIDFKKIIENKLSDVKLLSEESYKRITDKINELIKTEESSTQISSSLRELLNIRNNFVEKFKQNHSMHPEIIESHCPLCGSDWETFDNLIDVLEQKRDFLQSLLDDVSNEINKNLEELHSKEIINIISSSEEYFNIENISLISSDNYKQLILSQSNIERVKEFETWLSENNIELDTIIEKGDHYIGEEELDSKSQKLISRLKANYKQVINSELTLQDIEIYDSIFKRYFSNNSIAVNSCNEELINNKINYIKASYYNDVLNKKSELQTELDKTIIDKGNYDGLYIDLGILVNEYSSKTKMYWKKIMKDIEIVFYIYSGKILQNHQRGLGIFMKESESKIIRFITHPEKDHDVSNFMSSGQLSAITLSLTLALNKVYGNKGLSTLLIDDPLQTMDDINISSFLELLRNDFSDKQIILSTHEEHVTKYMLYKFSNYNLQTQSLNLRKKYYSENKH; encoded by the coding sequence ATGAGTTTTTTTATAAATCGAATATATATTAAGAACTTTAAACTTTTTAACAGTTTAGCTCAACCTTTGGAAATAAATAGTAAAAATCTAGTTGTATTAGACGGGCCGAATGGTTTTGGAAAAACTTCAATATTTGATGTAATAGAACTAATAATAACTGGCCGACTAAAAAGAATAAAAAAAGCAGATTCTAGGAGTAAGTATAATGAAGTATTATTAAAAAACAATAATTCCGAAGAGAGTTTATTAAAAGTAGAATTTGTTAATGAGTTAGGAGAAAAACAATTCACATTAGCTAAAAAAATAGAAGCTAATTATAATACTGAAAAAAACTTACCGGATAATTTTGATATATTTGAAACGCATATACTTTCATCGTTTGAGGATGATTTATCAAATGAAACTTTAATTAAAAGTTATAATGAAATATTTCAAAAGTTCGAAATTGATTTAAATAATATATTTAATTTAATCCACTATATTGAACAAGAAGATAATAAATTTCTATTAAGCATGAATGAAAGTGAGAGATTAGTACAGTTATCTTCATTATTTAATACTGAAGAGGAACAAAGTGAAGAGAAATATTATCGCGATTTAAGAACCACTGTAAATGCTAAGAGAACTAAATTAAAAGGGAAAATAGATACACTAAAAAAAGAAATTCAAAACTTGAATCTCAACATTGAAAAAGAAAATGGGAATATAGAATATTTTAGGTTATTGCCACATTTAGATGTTTTAGAACCATGGGATTTAGAAAATTTAAATATAAAAGATAATATAAAAATGGAAAAGTATTTTATAGAATTAGAAAAAATTAAAATGTTTTTAAAGAATTTCGATGATTATAAGTCGGAAAAAATAAATAAATTAATAACTGGTTATATAGAAGCCCCCAATTTAATTAAAGATTTTATTATTATTGCCTCAAAAAATTCTAAAATTGAAGATCTGATAAAACAATATCAATCACAAGTAGATGTATACAATGTTATTAAAGATTTAGAAAAGACATCATTCATTTCAAAATGGAAAGAAATAGATTTCAAAAAAATTATAGAAAATAAATTATCAGATGTTAAATTACTCTCGGAAGAAAGTTATAAAAGAATAACGGATAAGATAAATGAGCTTATTAAAACTGAAGAAAGCTCAACACAAATATCTAGTAGTTTACGAGAACTATTGAATATTAGAAATAACTTTGTTGAAAAGTTTAAACAAAACCATTCAATGCATCCAGAAATTATAGAATCACATTGTCCACTTTGTGGCAGTGATTGGGAAACGTTCGATAATCTAATTGATGTATTGGAGCAAAAAAGGGATTTTTTACAAAGTTTATTAGATGATGTATCGAACGAGATTAATAAGAATTTAGAAGAGCTACATTCAAAAGAAATTATAAATATCATTTCTAGTAGTGAAGAATATTTCAATATAGAAAATATTTCACTTATTAGTAGTGATAATTATAAGCAGTTAATTCTAAGTCAAAGCAATATAGAAAGGGTTAAGGAGTTTGAAACTTGGTTAAGTGAAAATAATATAGAATTAGATACGATTATTGAAAAGGGAGATCATTATATAGGTGAGGAGGAACTTGATAGTAAATCTCAAAAATTGATTAGCAGATTAAAAGCTAATTATAAACAAGTAATTAACAGTGAGCTGACACTTCAAGACATTGAGATATATGATTCTATATTTAAAAGATACTTTTCTAATAATTCAATTGCAGTAAATTCTTGTAATGAGGAATTAATAAATAATAAAATAAATTATATTAAGGCTTCTTACTATAATGATGTTCTGAACAAGAAAAGTGAATTACAAACTGAATTAGATAAAACAATTATTGATAAGGGTAATTACGATGGTCTTTATATTGATTTAGGTATTTTAGTTAATGAGTATAGCAGTAAAACTAAGATGTACTGGAAAAAGATAATGAAAGATATAGAGATTGTATTTTATATATACTCTGGTAAGATACTGCAAAATCATCAACGAGGTTTAGGAATATTTATGAAAGAAAGTGAATCGAAAATCATAAGATTTATTACACATCCTGAAAAAGATCATGACGTTTCTAATTTTATGAGTTCAGGACAATTATCTGCAATTACACTCTCACTTACACTTGCATTAAATAAAGTATATGGTAATAAAGGATTATCAACATTATTAATAGATGATCCGTTACAAACCATGGATGACATTAATATCTCTTCATTTTTAGAGCTTTTAAGAAATGATTTTAGTGATAAACAAATTATTTTATCTACACATGAGGAACATGTAACGAAATATATGCTCTACAAGTTTTCTAATTATAATTTACAAACACAATCATTAAATTTAAGAAAAAAGTATTATTCTGAAAACAAACACTAG
- a CDS encoding helix-turn-helix domain-containing protein has protein sequence MNLLEVGVKIKQMRKKNKMSQDDLASQINLTKSHISKIENGKATPSLVTLSKIAEIFDVPMAWFVIQDQFDGISIVSKKERNETVETNELGYQYELLANKSYMSNINPSIVTVHNGAENLAPYTHDNDEFIYVISGSIVLKYDHKFYNLEEGDSAYFSGKKEHIFINNSVENSKVLTIYVED, from the coding sequence ATGAACTTACTAGAAGTTGGAGTAAAAATAAAGCAGATGCGGAAGAAAAATAAAATGTCTCAGGATGATTTAGCTTCGCAGATTAATTTAACGAAAAGTCATATTTCAAAAATAGAAAATGGCAAAGCAACACCTAGCTTGGTGACATTGTCTAAAATTGCGGAAATATTTGATGTTCCAATGGCCTGGTTTGTTATTCAGGATCAATTTGATGGCATTTCGATTGTTTCGAAAAAAGAACGCAATGAGACTGTAGAAACGAATGAACTTGGCTATCAATATGAGCTGTTAGCGAATAAGAGTTATATGAGCAATATCAATCCTTCTATTGTTACTGTACATAATGGGGCGGAAAATTTAGCTCCTTATACACACGATAATGATGAATTTATTTATGTCATTTCGGGTAGTATCGTCTTGAAATACGATCATAAATTTTACAATTTAGAAGAAGGGGACTCTGCGTATTTTTCTGGGAAAAAGGAGCATATCTTTATTAACAATTCTGTAGAGAACTCAAAGGTATTAACGATTTATGTTGAGGATTAA
- a CDS encoding ABC-three component system middle component 1: protein MLNENINGLIEKIFEELNYVNTNFSNVDDQDELLNKSIFAKNPLKKNYYIVLFLEDENLLNKILENQARYFYLLKEFFGEDPNIEKNTSLLVLLNSRRVSDNLVLKLEEDPYYFRKYLLQYSDDEVNDLFKTHLAEIKAKGVVKVMEEIINNIELFETFKKNPDDNSIYNLIATIFIKLSIIRMNVEDKKVTSLRTMINDSLEQRNLSDLKVKIDKLKLNYSEINDDFLDELINLYVDKE from the coding sequence ATGCTGAATGAAAATATTAATGGGTTGATAGAAAAAATATTTGAAGAACTTAATTATGTAAATACAAACTTCTCAAATGTAGATGATCAAGATGAGCTGCTTAATAAAAGTATTTTTGCAAAAAATCCTCTGAAAAAAAATTATTACATTGTCTTATTTTTAGAAGACGAAAATTTGCTAAATAAAATATTAGAAAATCAAGCTCGTTACTTTTATTTATTAAAAGAGTTTTTTGGTGAAGATCCAAACATTGAAAAAAATACTTCCTTATTAGTCCTTTTAAATTCAAGAAGAGTTTCAGACAACTTAGTTTTAAAACTAGAAGAAGACCCATATTACTTCAGGAAATATTTACTTCAATATTCAGATGATGAGGTAAATGATTTATTTAAAACACATTTAGCTGAAATAAAAGCTAAAGGTGTAGTGAAAGTAATGGAAGAAATTATTAATAATATTGAGTTGTTTGAGACTTTTAAAAAAAATCCTGATGATAATAGTATTTATAATCTTATTGCCACAATTTTTATTAAACTCTCAATTATTCGTATGAATGTTGAAGATAAAAAGGTTACATCTTTAAGAACTATGATAAACGATTCACTTGAACAGAGAAATTTAAGTGATTTGAAAGTAAAAATAGATAAACTAAAACTCAATTATAGTGAAATAAATGATGACTTTTTAGATGAACTTATTAATTTATATGTAGATAAGGAGTAA